Genomic segment of Cronobacter dublinensis subsp. dublinensis LMG 23823:
GTGAGCCGCGCCGGCCGTTGAAGGCGTGGCCGACAGCGCGGCGCTGAAATCGATAATCGCTTTCCAGCGCGCCGACTGCCCGGCGCTCAGGCTCTCGCCGGGCGCGACCTCCAGCAACCGCTGCACCGCGTCGTTCGCTTTTGAAAGCTGGCTTGCTTTGCGGGCATGGACAGAGGCGCAGTAGATGCAACCGTTCACTTTGCTCGCCACCGTCGCGGCAAGCTCACGCTCCGCCCGCGCCAGCCCGCCCGGCGTATAGAAAATGCCTTTATCCGTCAGCGTCCGGGCTTCCAGTACCGGCAGATTACGCGCCAGCAGCCGGAAATAGTCGGAATCCTGATGCCCGAAACGGCGCAGCGTCTCCTGCTCATCGGGGCTGAACGCCGCCAGCGCTTTTGGCGCGACCCACGGCGCCCAGCCGAGTTCGTCCTGGGTAAACGCCGTCGGGGCGGACTCGCCGCGCTGGGTTGTCGGCTCGGTATGCCAGCGCCCCGCAGGCGGTACGGCAGTATCCCCCGTCACGGTTCTGCCGCTGATCAGCCGGTAACCGCGTAGCGCGCGGCTCTGAAAACTCACAAACGCAACCACCTGCGCCAGCGTGACAATCGCCTCTTCGCTAAAACCCGCCGTGCCGAGCGTCGCGACGTCCTGCGCCGTCGCCTGCACCGGGCGAAAAGCGAGGATCTCCGCATAGCCCAGCGCCGCGCCGATGCGCGCGCTGGCCTCCGGATCGTGCCCCAGCGCCGCCGCGTAATGCGCGCTTAACGCGTCATCCTCGTGCCAGCGCGCCACCTCCCGCGCCAGGTGCAGGCGCTCAGTGCGCGTCAGGGAGCTGCCACCCTCAAAGAGCGCCTCGTCACTGTGGGCGATGTTAAGCGTAGCGGCCTCGCGGGTGGCGCGCGCCAGCGCCAGTGGGGAGCCCGGGACAATCCCGGCCAGGGTATCGAGCAGATCGGCATGATGCGTCATAAGGTTTCCTTAATCGGGTTAAGCGTGGCGTTTTCCGCCGCCGGGACGGCGCGTTTCCAGCCAAGCGCAGGCGCCACCTGCTGCGCCAGCAGCGAGATGGAGCGCAGAATAAATGGGTGCGGCGGATCGATCGAATGCACCTGGAAGGAGAGGTCGGTGGCGCGTAACAGCGCCGTATCCTGTGACAGTGTCACGATAACCTCCTGTGGCGTGCCGAGATGCGCATCGAACGCGGCGATATAGTCGGCAAGCGTGTCGCCCGTCAGACGATGCCCCTGGGCGCGGAACTGCGCGGCCTGAATGGCCAGACCGGCCTCGGCGAAGCGGCGAGCGTCTTCGCCGTTATCGGTCACAAAGGCGGTGCGCGAGGCCATAATACGCGGCGCGATGCCCGCAGGCAGCGCGTCGAGATAGGCGTCGATGATGGGATTTTGCAGCGCGTCCAGCGGCAGCTCCGGCGCATCCTGCGGGCGCGGCTGCGTGCGTGAGAGCATCAGGCCGTCACCGGCGCGACCGGCGCGCGCGCCGCCGTCTACCGAAAACGTCGCCTGCCAGAGCCGCTGGCGTAACCCCCGCGCGGGCGGGTAAAGGTGATTATCCGTGCCCGCCAGCGCCTCATCGTTCAGCGCCGCGCGCAGCAGCGCCAGATGGCGGGCATAGGCCTCGCCGCGCGCCTCGCTGTTCAGCCCAAACGGCGGGAACGACGACGGCGTGCCGCCGGAGCCGAGGCCCAGCTCAACGCGCCCCTCGCTTAAGAGATCCAGCACCGCCGCGTCTTCGGCCACGCGCAGCGGTGATTCCATCGGCAGCGTGATAATGCCGGTGCCGAGCCGGATACGCCGGGTCTGCGCCGCGACATGTGCTAAAAACAGCAGCGGCGAGGGCAGCCCGCCTTCGGCTTCATGAAAATGGTGCTGCGCCACCCAGGCGGTATCAAAACCGCAGCGCTCGGCATGGAGGATTTGCTCGCTCGCGAGCCGGTAGCGCTCGGCCGCGCTGACGCGGTCCAGCAGACGGGTAAAAAAACCTAAGCGTTTTGTTGTCATGCGACATCCTTCTTTAACGGGCGGGGAAGCGGAATGGCGTCCAGCAGCTGGCGCGTGTAGTCGCTCTGTGGCGCGCGGAAGACGTCGGCGACGTCGCCATGCTCCACAATCCGACCTGCGCGCAGGACGGAAACCTGATGCGCGAAGCGGCGCACCGTGGCGAGATCGTGCGAGATAAACAGGTAAGTCAGGCCAAGATCGTTCTGCAACTCTTCAAGCAGCGTGAGGATCTGCGCCTGAACGGTGACATCCAGCGCTGAGGTGGCTTCATCCAGGATAACAATCCGCGGGTCGCAGATAAGCGCGCGGGCAATCGCCACGCGCTGGCGCTGGCCGCCGGAGAGCTGGTGCGGCTTGTGAGTCAGTAGATCGGGCGCGAGCGCCACGCGCTCCGCCATCTCACAGACCTTGTTGCGCCGTTGCGCGCGCGAAAGCCGGGTGAAGTTGCGAAGCGGCTCTTCGATGATAGCCAGCAGGCTCTGGCGCGGGTCGAGCGAAGAATACGGGTTCTGCCAGACCATCTGGATAGTCTGGCGCAGCTGGCGGCGCGCGGCGCGGTCAGTAGCGTTAACGTCGATGCCGTCAATCGTCACCGTGCCGCGCTGCGGTGTCTGAAAGCCGAGCAGAATGCGCGCCAGCGTGGTTTTGCCGCTGCCGGACTCGCCCACCAGCGCGTGCGTCAGGCCGCGCTCAAGCGTCAGGTTTACCGCGTCAAGCGCGGTTAGCGTATGTCCATGCCCCAGTGAAAAACGCTGCGTCAGCCCGCGGATCGTCGCCGCCGGTTGCCCGCTCACCGCCGGGCGCGCACGAAAGCCGTGGGCGAGCGCCGGGGCGTCGGCAAAGAGCTGGCGGGTATAGGCTGCGCGCGGCGCGTGGGTGATTTGCGCCGCGCTGCCGATCTCCTGGATTTCGCCGTGACGAAACACCAGCAGGCGGTCGGCGCGCGAGGCGGCGAGCGCCAGATCGTGGGTGATAAACAGCACGGCGGTCCCGGCATCGCGCCGCAGCGTGTCGAGCAGATCAAGAATTCGCGCCTGCACCGTCACATCGAGCGCGCTGGTGGGTTCGTCGGCGATAATCAGCGCAGGCTTCAGCGCGAGCGCGATGGCAATCAGCACGCGCTGCTTCATGCCGCCGGAAAGCTGATGCGGATACTGCCGCGCGCGTAGCGCCGGTTCGCTTAGGCCGACACGCTCAAGCAGCGCCACCACCTGCGCCTCGCGTTCGCCGCGGCTAAGCCGGGTGTGAAGCGCTAACACTTCCGCGACCTGATCGCCGATGGTTTTCACCGGGTTCAGCGAGCTGCCAGGATCCTGCGGCACCAGGCTTATCACCTGGCCGCGCAGGGCGTTCATTCGCCGTGGGCTGGCATGGGCTATCGATTCGCCATTAAGGCGGATATCTCCCGCCAGCAGCACGCCGTTTTCCCCGGCAAGACCAATAATGGTCTGCGCGAGTGTGGTTTTGCCGGAGCCGGACTCCCCGACAATCGCCAGCACTTCGCCGGGGGCGACGGAAAACGAGACGTTATGCACCACGCGGCGCACGTCGCGCCCGTGACGCCAGCCGAGGCTCAGGTTGCGCACGTCAAGTACGGGTTCGCTCATCAGGATCTCCGGGTGTAATGGTGGCTGAGCGTATTGGCGGCCAGCACCACGGCGATGGCCGCAAGGCCAGGGAACGTGGTCAGCCACCAGGCGGTCGCAAGGTAGTTGCGGCCCTCGGCAATCAGTAATCCCCATTCTGGCGTGGGCGGCGGCGTGCCGTAGCCAAGAAAACTGAGCGTTGAGAGCGCAAGGATGGCGTTACCGAACTGCAGCGCCGCGTACGCCAGTACCGAGGTCAGCGAATTCGGCAGAATGTGCCGCCAGAGAATGCTGAAGAACGAGCCGCCGCAGGCCCGCGCCGCCTCGACATAATCGCTGTGGCGCACCCGCACCACTTCGGCGCGGGCGAGGCGCGCAAAGCTTGCGACCGACGTCGCGCCCACGGCCAGCGCCGCGTTCACCGTTCCGAACCCCAACAGAATAATGACGCACAGTGCCAGCAGAAGGCCCGGGATCGCCAGCAGCACATCCACGAGGCGCATCAGCCACTGTTCGGTACGTCCGCCCGCCGCGCCAGCCAACACGCCATACAGCGTGCCGAGCCCGAGGCCCAGCACGACGGCGGCCAGCGCGCCGCTAAGCGTCTGCGACGCGCCCCACACCAGACGTGCATAAAGGTCGCGCCCCAACTGATCGGTGCCGAGCCAGTGTGCGCCGCCCGGCGCCAGACGCTGCGCGCCCGGCGTGCCGATGAGCGGATCGAATGCGGTAAACCACGACGGGAACAGCGCCCACAGCGCGGCCAGCGCCAGCGTCAGCCAGGCGAGGGTTAACGCCAGCGGCAGGTGGGGGATACGCCGCGCGCGCGCCCGGCGCGTGCTAACGTGTGAGACATCAAGTGTGGTCATCAGGTCGTCCTCCGGGAAAGCGACAGGCGAGGGTCGAACAGCGGGTAGAGCAGATCCACCAGCAGATTAATCAGCACAAACCCGAACGCCGCCACCAGCACAATCGCCTGCAGCACCGCCAGATCCTGATTGTTCACCGCGTCGCGGGTGAGCTGCCCGAGGCCGTTTAAGCCGAACACGGTTTCTGTTACCAGCGCGCCCGCAATAAGCTCGCCCAGCAGCAGCCCGGCGACCGTCAGCACGGGCAGCAGGGCGTTGCGCGCCACATGACGCCACAGCACGCCGCGATGGCTCGCGCCTTTGGCACGGGCGACGGTGACAAACGGCTGGTGCAGCACCACGTCGATATTGCGGATCATCAGCTGCGCCAGCGGGGCGCTGACAGGCACCGCCAGCGTCACCACCGGCAGGATAAGCCCCTCCCAGAACCCCGGATTAATCACCGGGATCAGCCGCAGCTGGAAAGAAAACAGCTGAATGAGCGTAATGCCGAGCCAGAACGTCGGCACCGCGACAAACAGCGATGGCAGGGCGGCAAAAAACCGGCGTAACGCGCGACCGGCGCTTAAGGTGGAGAGCGCGGCAAGCGCGAGGGCGATAACCAGCGCCAGCGTAAACCCGAGCGCGGCGAGGCGCAGCGTCGCCGGAAGGCTTGCCGCCAGCAGGGCGCTGACGGGCACGCCCGCCTGGAGTGAGTAGCCGAAATCTCCCCGCAGCGTGCCGCCCAGGCTTTCGAGGTATTGCCGCCACAGCGGCGCGTCGGCTCCGTAGGCGGTACGCATCTGCGCTATCTGCTGCGCGTTCAGACCAAGCTCCGGGTTCTGAAATTTAATGGCGATCGCATCGCCCGGCAGCAGTTGCAGCAGCACAAAAGAGACGGTAAAGCTCGCCCACAGCACCAGCAGCGCCTGACCGACGCGTGCGCTCAGATAACGCATCTCCATCAGTGTTTTTCCAGCCAGACGCCGTAAAAGCTCGGACGGCCCACCGCCTCGAACGCCAGGTTTTTCACCCACGGCGCGGCGGCGTACACCTGCGGCTCTTCAAAAATCGGAATGATATAGGCGTTATCGACAAGGTATTCCTGCGCGTCGCCCGCCGCCGCGAGGCGTTTTTGCGGGTCGGTTTCTGAAGCGATGGTCGCAAGCAGCGTGTTGAGCTTGTCGTCAAGAAAATCGGTCTTCTGGCTCAGGCCGCCTTTTTGCAGCAGCGCGTCACGGTTGAGCGGATGAAACTGGCTTTTGATAACGTCCGGGTCGGCGCGGCCCACTTCCACCACGTTAACCGGCGTTTTGGCCGGGTCGAGGCTGTCCTGCGCTTTGGTACCCGCGTCGCCCGCGCGCACGTTCAGCTGGACGCCCACCTGTTTCCACTGCTGCGCCACCAGTTGCAACACTTCTTTATTCTGCGGCTGGGGCAGCGACTCATAGACCGTCAGACGGAGCGGGCGGCCCTCTTTAGCGCGAAGGCCGTCTGCGCCTTTTTTCCAGCCGGCCTCATCCAGCAGGCGGTTGGCGAGCGCCGGGTCGAACGTCAGCTTCGCGCGTAAATCCCGATAGCCGGGCGCGGTTTTGGCGACCACCGAGGTGGCGACCGGGTAGTTTGGCGAGAACAGCGTGTCGACTATCTGACGCGCGTTGGTGGCGTGCAGCAGCGCCAGACGCACGTTGCGATCCGCCACCAGCGGGTTAGCGGGGCGAAAAGCGATGCTGTCATTGACGCCGCGGGTTGGCGCGGCATAGACCGGGAACTGCTGGTCTGCGGCCTGTTTCTCGTCATACGCCTGTACCTGGCGAATGGCGTCCGCCTGGCCTGCCAGCAGCGCGCCGATGCGCACGCTGTCTTCCGGCGTCACGAGAATGTTAATGCCGTCAAGATTGGCGGGGCCCTGCTGCGCGCCGTTTTTCGGCCCCCACTGGTAATCTTTGCGGGCGATGAGATTCACCTCGCGGCCCAGGGTTTCGCTCTGCACCACAAACGGGCCGGAGCCGATGATATGGCGCGCATCGCCAAGCTCATCAAGATTGCGCGCCAGCGTACTGAGCGACACCAGCCCGGAACCGATAGTCGACGTGCCCTGCAAAAAGCCGGGCGACGGTTTGCTGAAGTAAAACTTCACGGTCAGCGGATCAACCACTTCGCTGCGCTGATAGTTGTTGATGACTTCGGATACCGGCAGGCGCAGCGTCTTATTGCCAAGGCCGTAGGTATCGAAATTTTTCGCCACCGCGGTGGCGTCAAGCGGCGTGCCGTCAGAGAACGTCACGCCGGGGCGCAGTTTAAAGGTGTATTCGGTTTTGTCGGCGTTGCTTCTCCAGGACTCGGCTATCCACGGCTCAATCTCCAGCGTTTTCGGGTTCTGCCAGGTCAGCTTATCGGTTATCTGATTGAGGATGCCGCCGTTGGGGTAGAACCCGCCCGCTGGCGGATAGAGCGTCGTGTGCGCCTGCTGCTCCAGATAAATCAGCGTGCCGCCTTTAACCGGAGCGGCGCTGGCATAGGCCGTCAGGCTGAGCGCGAGGCCAAGCGCCACGCCGCGCGCGGTAGTAGAGAAGTGCATGGTGAATGTCCCTTATCGTCCGTTGTTATTTATGGTCTGTCGACGTTATAAAAACGCAGGGCGGCAGGGATGAGAACCAACAAAAATGGCTATCTAAATGCGGAAAATATATTTGGCCCCTTCGCGTGGCGCGAAGGGGCGAGGGCGTCAGAAGAAGTATTTAAAGCGCACGCGCGCGCCGTAGCGGTCTTTATCGCCGTCGTTGTCATACTCGCTGTCTTTCAGCGACAGCTGCGACCAGTAGGCGCCGAGATAAATATTGAAGTTGTCCATATCCATCACATTCGTGAAGCCATAAGAAAGATGCACGGTGTGAATGTCATATTTACCCGGATATTTCAGCTGGCCATCCTCGTCGCCGACGCTCGACACATTGAAATCATCAATATTGTTATGGGCGTAGATATACCCGAGCTCCAGGTGCCGCCACAGCACGTTGGCCCCGGCGCTGAAGTCAGTTTCGTCGGTGGCGTCCATGTACGCGGTGTTGATGTTCACCACCGTGCCGTCGTCCGGGTCGTTTTTCAGGCTGTTCCAGGTAAAGGTCGCGCCGTAGCCGGTACGGTCT
This window contains:
- a CDS encoding ABC transporter permease — protein: MEMRYLSARVGQALLVLWASFTVSFVLLQLLPGDAIAIKFQNPELGLNAQQIAQMRTAYGADAPLWRQYLESLGGTLRGDFGYSLQAGVPVSALLAASLPATLRLAALGFTLALVIALALAALSTLSAGRALRRFFAALPSLFVAVPTFWLGITLIQLFSFQLRLIPVINPGFWEGLILPVVTLAVPVSAPLAQLMIRNIDVVLHQPFVTVARAKGASHRGVLWRHVARNALLPVLTVAGLLLGELIAGALVTETVFGLNGLGQLTRDAVNNQDLAVLQAIVLVAAFGFVLINLLVDLLYPLFDPRLSLSRRTT
- a CDS encoding TIGR04028 family ABC transporter substrate-binding protein, whose amino-acid sequence is MHFSTTARGVALGLALSLTAYASAAPVKGGTLIYLEQQAHTTLYPPAGGFYPNGGILNQITDKLTWQNPKTLEIEPWIAESWRSNADKTEYTFKLRPGVTFSDGTPLDATAVAKNFDTYGLGNKTLRLPVSEVINNYQRSEVVDPLTVKFYFSKPSPGFLQGTSTIGSGLVSLSTLARNLDELGDARHIIGSGPFVVQSETLGREVNLIARKDYQWGPKNGAQQGPANLDGINILVTPEDSVRIGALLAGQADAIRQVQAYDEKQAADQQFPVYAAPTRGVNDSIAFRPANPLVADRNVRLALLHATNARQIVDTLFSPNYPVATSVVAKTAPGYRDLRAKLTFDPALANRLLDEAGWKKGADGLRAKEGRPLRLTVYESLPQPQNKEVLQLVAQQWKQVGVQLNVRAGDAGTKAQDSLDPAKTPVNVVEVGRADPDVIKSQFHPLNRDALLQKGGLSQKTDFLDDKLNTLLATIASETDPQKRLAAAGDAQEYLVDNAYIIPIFEEPQVYAAAPWVKNLAFEAVGRPSFYGVWLEKH
- a CDS encoding putative FMN-dependent luciferase-like monooxygenase gives rise to the protein MTTKRLGFFTRLLDRVSAAERYRLASEQILHAERCGFDTAWVAQHHFHEAEGGLPSPLLFLAHVAAQTRRIRLGTGIITLPMESPLRVAEDAAVLDLLSEGRVELGLGSGGTPSSFPPFGLNSEARGEAYARHLALLRAALNDEALAGTDNHLYPPARGLRQRLWQATFSVDGGARAGRAGDGLMLSRTQPRPQDAPELPLDALQNPIIDAYLDALPAGIAPRIMASRTAFVTDNGEDARRFAEAGLAIQAAQFRAQGHRLTGDTLADYIAAFDAHLGTPQEVIVTLSQDTALLRATDLSFQVHSIDPPHPFILRSISLLAQQVAPALGWKRAVPAAENATLNPIKETL
- a CDS encoding ABC transporter permease, yielding MTTLDVSHVSTRRARARRIPHLPLALTLAWLTLALAALWALFPSWFTAFDPLIGTPGAQRLAPGGAHWLGTDQLGRDLYARLVWGASQTLSGALAAVVLGLGLGTLYGVLAGAAGGRTEQWLMRLVDVLLAIPGLLLALCVIILLGFGTVNAALAVGATSVASFARLARAEVVRVRHSDYVEAARACGGSFFSILWRHILPNSLTSVLAYAALQFGNAILALSTLSFLGYGTPPPTPEWGLLIAEGRNYLATAWWLTTFPGLAAIAVVLAANTLSHHYTRRS
- a CDS encoding dipeptide ABC transporter ATP-binding protein, with amino-acid sequence MSEPVLDVRNLSLGWRHGRDVRRVVHNVSFSVAPGEVLAIVGESGSGKTTLAQTIIGLAGENGVLLAGDIRLNGESIAHASPRRMNALRGQVISLVPQDPGSSLNPVKTIGDQVAEVLALHTRLSRGEREAQVVALLERVGLSEPALRARQYPHQLSGGMKQRVLIAIALALKPALIIADEPTSALDVTVQARILDLLDTLRRDAGTAVLFITHDLALAASRADRLLVFRHGEIQEIGSAAQITHAPRAAYTRQLFADAPALAHGFRARPAVSGQPAATIRGLTQRFSLGHGHTLTALDAVNLTLERGLTHALVGESGSGKTTLARILLGFQTPQRGTVTIDGIDVNATDRAARRQLRQTIQMVWQNPYSSLDPRQSLLAIIEEPLRNFTRLSRAQRRNKVCEMAERVALAPDLLTHKPHQLSGGQRQRVAIARALICDPRIVILDEATSALDVTVQAQILTLLEELQNDLGLTYLFISHDLATVRRFAHQVSVLRAGRIVEHGDVADVFRAPQSDYTRQLLDAIPLPRPLKKDVA
- a CDS encoding alkylhydroperoxidase domain protein; amino-acid sequence: MTHHADLLDTLAGIVPGSPLALARATREAATLNIAHSDEALFEGGSSLTRTERLHLAREVARWHEDDALSAHYAAALGHDPEASARIGAALGYAEILAFRPVQATAQDVATLGTAGFSEEAIVTLAQVVAFVSFQSRALRGYRLISGRTVTGDTAVPPAGRWHTEPTTQRGESAPTAFTQDELGWAPWVAPKALAAFSPDEQETLRRFGHQDSDYFRLLARNLPVLEARTLTDKGIFYTPGGLARAERELAATVASKVNGCIYCASVHARKASQLSKANDAVQRLLEVAPGESLSAGQSARWKAIIDFSAALSATPSTAGAAHVAALRDEGLTDLELLDLVQATAFFAWANRLMLTLGEPFIPA